TTAATTAGCCTTATTCAGAGGCTAGACACAAAACAATGATagataatgttagctaactacGATATGGAAaggtgttgttgatgttgatgcAAAGCTTTTTAGCTTGCAAGAAAAGATGAATGGACGTGTTGCTATGTAAATAACCGTTAGAACAGCATGTATTATGGCCGCTCAGACCGACGTAAAGACAGGACCAACGTAGAAGAAACAAAACTGCAGACATGTGGCAACTTCACCCCAAAATGATCGGAATATTGAATCATATTGAATATGAAAATCTTACCCTGTCTGGGTTTTATATCCGGCTTTAATGGTGCGGCACAGTCGTGACTGTTGTTAGTAATTTGGCAGGCCATGTACAGCGGTGTTCCGTCAACGTTGATGATTGACATTCTCTTCCTCCAGTCAGAGTGGCGGATATAACATGTGGGCGGGACCCTTGTCGAACGTTATGCCCATATAAGGAGTAGTAATAAAAGCCAGGCACGTTCGCAGTGGAGGGGGCAGAAGGGGAGTAACCGTTGGCTTTAAATCATGGATGTATTGAAGAGGTACAGTCTACTAGCTaactgttgatgttttgttgCCTGGGCTTGTTGGTTTGCAGTTTTCAGAGGATATATGGTGCCTGTAAGACAAGGACTACAGTTTAAGGCAACTTTGGTTGCGGGACGGTTTATGTAAACTTGTATTTGTTACCCGCCTAAAATGATCCAGGAGTGTGGTTAGCTAGATATGACAAAATCAAGCCTATGCTACTGTTTTACATCCCAAAGAACAAAAGTGAAAGTTTGACCACTAGTTTGGTACATACTGCCAGTACTGTTCACCTTAACATAATGTACAATAAAGCTACTTCAGGTAagtgtttgaatatttcattgaattcaggtttatttttttaaacctgGCTTCAACAAGTTTAATTACTGCGTCATTTCACCCCAATCATGTAATGGTTTATTCATGGTCGCATACACCATTAGACCATAATGGTTCCTAGTATAAGTATACAAATACTTCACAGAGCTGTAAggagagcaacagcagctgaagacacagAAGACCATTCTTCTCTGATCAttcccattttattttttgataaacAATCATCACACTGCTTCTTGTTATCATGTCTATTTTCATGCCACAGTCATTTTCATGGATGCTCACCATATGTGGCTCCATGAACAGTTGACCCTCAACATTTTTTGTCGGTAAACACAAGAATACACGGAAATGTTGTCCTGGGCAAAGTATAACTTGGAATTCAGATTCTTAAGTGTTGTTGTCTACAACATAGGTCAAAGGCAAGAGAGTAACATTACTAGACAGCAAATAGTGTCATGAATTCATATGGATGCTAACAACAACAATGTTCTGACATATTAAATACATATGTTTTTCATAATACACGATACATTATGTAAAAAACTATATGTATAAGTTAAACATGTTCACTATTGCCATTTACACAAACACTTGAAACATGAACAGGATCAGAACCTACTTGTTAGCCTGGTCTTCATGTTCACTGTCATTATAAACAGTCACATGATTCACTGGTTCCACCTGTTTTTGAGCAGCACCTGCAGAACACCTTCATAAAGAAATTCACCACAAGAACTACTGCCCAGCATCAAACAGCTTCTTTCTGCCCTCCATACCAGACATGGCGTCCACGTTCTTACGCCAGTCagtcacttcctctttctgtggGGTGAAAAGGTGGTTTTGAATGAGCTCGTTCAGCTTAAAATACAAGTGCGTGGACTGACTTTGCTGTGGATTTGTAAACCACTAATAGGCCTACAATGTTGGGGATATAGGCATACATGCTTGTTAATATTAACAGAAGAATTAAATTCCTGCACTAAACATTACAGCCTCAGATACTGTACAGACATTCTGACTTATTCATttttgaaacaaataaaaccctTCTCAGGTTTTGTCAGTCTTTCTAGTTCTTTTAAAAACCTTTTAGTGCTTAGGTTTCACATCAGGGTTTCATTTTAGGCATCATGTGAAGCTGCCTTAATTAACCTGCTATCTTTCATACCAGGCTATGCAAGAAATGTGTATTGTGTAGCATCAGTGTTATCCTGGATTCAGGCTGTTACATAGGTCTGAGCTTCCTTAATATAATATTGTAATATGTTAGCAATGTTAACTATGTGTACCCAGGACTCCCAGGACAGCAGAACTGATGCTGAGTGGATTAtattcaaatgaactgaataGAAGTGACACCATGTAGTAGAAACTGAAGTTAAAACCCttaccttctcctcctccttcttcacaGTCTTTAGGTTGGCCTTGAAGTCCACAGACTCTTTGACCTTCGCGCCCAGCAGAGCTCCCAGCATGGCGTCAGCAGACACCCTCACCCTCTTCAGGTTCGGTCTCTTCATCTTGCCCTTCAGCTCAAAGATCTTCTGAGTCAGGTCCTGTATCTTTTTCCAGCACGAATGACAAACTCATTGAATATTGGTTATATACGGTGTGTATCTCTTTAAATTTGGTAGAAGCTTGATTTTGTGTGGAAAAGGATATAACTCAGATGGTTAGTCACAGATGTTACTTACCTCCCTGTCATTTTTCGTCACTTTACTATCAATGTCATACCGCTCTTCGTCAACCACATCAATTTTCTGGTGTAGCTCTTTGCAAAGATTCTGTGGATGGAAACCTTTAGTATATTAGACTAATTTCAGTACCAAATGCTGGAATTTGTTTGATTGGAACTGGTCTGGGTAAATGGTCAGGAAATACTGACACAGTAAAGAACAATGTAGAGAGGCATTGCAAAATGTGTATGAGCAGTGAGTTGTTTATGAAATACACCGTAATATGAATTTACATTAATACATGCAACATCTAGAGTAGCAGGCAGATTAATCCAAGGACTTTGCTGCGCATTGTTTTCATTGGAAGGTTTTTTTCAAGATGACAGCCCAAATTGACTCAGAGAAGACATTATGTTATACACATAATGTTTCCGTAGTGTAGTGGTTATCACGTTCGCCTAACACGCgaaaggtccccggttcgagACCGGGTGGAAACAATGAGTTTTGGTGGCTCGGTTGTGAgcgctgggcgtgtcctccaccattcctttggtgcctgctgctcgaggaaaggggcctttctgtgtggagtttgcatgttctccccgtgttcacctggggtatcctccataaaaatacccccactaaaaacatgcaagaagatcaccacctgaccaatggtgacaaagaggaactggtccccgggcgctggtcgactggcagcccaccgctcctggtctgccgtggaggaaggactgaccatggatgggtcaaatagcgggaaagaatttcacatatgcatggcatgtacagtttcctcctcaactctacattttgtgtgtaaaaaatgtgacgaataaagaaaattcttcttcttcttaagaCAGAGGACCACAGCCCATGGACAGACGGATAATCTGAATAAAGCCAAATTTATTGCGGCCAGATATCACTAAGGGTACAATTGATGGCAAAAAGTAATATTGTAAGTGACCCTTTTAAAGTGTTTAGATAGTTATGTAATTTAATATTTACTCCCTTTAGAACCAAACCCAAAAGGAAATGCAGCTGAAGATGGTTTAGTGATACGTGTACCTGTAGATCCTGCAGAGACATGCCTGACATTTGGAGGCCTGGGACTCTCTCAGCGAGGATTCTCTCTCGTTCATCTTTTCTGACTTGCTTGTCATTGTCCAGCATCGCCATGGCCTTCTTTAGCAGTTTTGTCTGGTACACATAAAATTATacctcagtcagtcagacaatGTGAGGTTTACAGCGCTTAAAGGTGAAGTAAATCCTTGAACATGATTTTTACAGCATTGCTATCAAAGACTAATGAGCAGTTGCACATAAAATACCTTCAAGAACAGCCTGCGAGATGCAGAGATCTTTGGCTTCGTTTTCTGCAAAAGAAGATGGTATACATGATGGATTTCTAGCTAAATATTATAGAAAATATACAACACTACACAGTGAATATCCtaatgttcatttctctgtaAATGCAGGTTTTGCACATTAGTCATTTTATGtatcagcaaacacaaaaatggGTTAGTAGGATTTGACTTAACACcttttattctaattttatgttTAGTCAAGGCACTTATTGATATTTGTGGATTTTGAGTGCAGAATATGTAGGCTAATCCTCATAATTCAACATGTGCAATTAATTAATTGCTCAAGTTATATTGAATACATTCATTCTGTCTTTGACAGTAGTATCAACTCACCACAGGCCTGTCCAGTTAGGAACGTGAAGTCCATGATtcaagaagagaaagagaaatttCTTACATTTCTGGAATTTCACAAGCTAAAATGAGTTGTGGGGTGGTTAAAAGTAGATGTAACATGGATACTTACGCTTCAGACATGGTTGCAGTTCTGTTTGTCTTCCCTtgtaaagtaaaaaagaaaggaggaaataaattctcatttttcGACACGAAAACACATTTATATCTCAGCTAATTTACTGTGAACAGAAAAAACTTGATTAATCAAACTGACCATCAGTTTTCATCCCTTCTGACTGAGAAATCCTTCATGCCATGGCAGCAGTTCCATAGCAGAGGACACAATGTATGACATTGTCTAAAGGACAAACCTACTGCCTGTCTTCAAAAAATACTCAAAATCCGACTCGGTATAATTGCCAGAAAAGTAATAAATCAAGACCAAAAATGCCACAAATcatgttattttttattcaaatgtatgtaaatttttaataacttttaattgaataagaaaataaatcttCAATTCCACATTATTATgttgaaaagacacaaaatgacaagcAAAGCAAATAGGTTGCAAAGAAGAGGAACACATAAATCAAATCCAAACTGTGATGTGTTATTTATAACTTCTGCTTTGACTTCTGTTCAAGATCAGCGGAAGCCAGCTGAAATAAAGactctcctctctgactcacACGAAGGAGAATCCTTTTTAAAACAAGACAGCTCTAACTTGAATAAAATTACATTCAGCTGTAAGAATTGCAGCTATCACAAACATCAATGCTGTGTTCGAGATTAAATACAGCCATGCTTTTTTAATACCTTTTAATATTCAGAAGCATTCTTTTTCCCAACATTTAGTGAGAgtaatgtaatgaaaatgattcaCTTGGTGTTTGATCCTTTCATGTTCTGtaatatttcaaagtaaaactcCTTACCTTACACAGTAGGTGACAAATACTGTCAGGCGTCTTTTTCTGAGACGAGAAGGGCAGAAAGAGGGTAGATATATAGATTCCAGCACTCATGTGAGTGGCTCACTAAAATAGtccctctgtccacaccattcTTGTGCTGCGTCTCTCACATCCCATAACCATGAGCTGTGGAAGTTCTTACTGGGGTTGTCCAAATGTGATGCTTTCTTAGTGCCGTCTCCTGGCTAAGGAGGAGAGGGCGAAGCTTGAAGGAATTTGTACAATAttatgtgtgtgaaataaaTATTGATCCCACACACAATCCACAACGATTATTAGATCACACAGTTGAGCAAAACAGTGGCAGGATTGTTGTCCTTTTATTGACTTTGCTGATTTCATATATAAGTACATACACCAAATTTGAAGATAACATGCTCCCTCTGCAGTAATTTTAACGAAGACTACAATCATCCTCTTTAATGTTTAGCATTACATAGTCAATAGTTAATAAGTTTTGATTGTCTTAGAAACATACAAGCAGTTGAATATTTACGAGGGACAAACCATTTGTCTTGGTCTTAGTGTCCTGTGATCATTTGAAAGAGTTACGCTGCCATCACAAGGCGGCAGACAAGAACTACAGTAAATAGTCACAGCATCGCCAATATAAAGCAAAACACTGTTCCGAAAAATACTGATATATGTTACAGTTAGTATCAGTATTGTTAAAATTTTCTATTGTCTGTCCCTCTTTAAATAAACAGCATCTGTTACTTTTCCTCCATGTCGATAGAATTACAATAAGCCAGACGATCCTGGTTTTAAGTGTGTTACAGCCTACAATTCATAAATTGATATAATATAGGTAAGACAATAAGTAATAGTAAGAATTTACAAGGAACTAGTTAATGATGAATATATCACCTCAATGTAAAGTCTGACTGAATTTATTATAAGGAAGTAGCAAAGCTAAATGTTTCTTCAGTTGCCGGAGGCGTCAAACAGCTTCTTCCTGCCCTCCATACCGGACATGGCCTCCACGTTCTTACGCCAGTCAGTCACCTCCTCCTTCTATTGGAAACATAATACAACATGGACATATAGCCAagataaaatggaaaatttggCCAAATATAGCCATTACCCAAAGGTTTCGGAGACCCTGAAGAAAAAACCAGACTtaccttttcctcttccttcttgACTGTTTTGAGGTTGGCCTTGAAGTCAATGGACTCCTTGTGTTTGGAGCCCAGCAGAACGCTCAGCATGGCTTCAGCTGAGATCTTCACTCTCTTCAGGGTCGGTTTCTTGAACTTACTCTGGATCTCAATGATCTTCAGATGCATGTTTTCAATCTGGCAGGATCATGTGATAAAAAGGATTGTGCTGGTGCCATTCTACCATTGTGAATTAAGCAGACTCAAACATACATGCCTGAACACAGTGTAGAAGAAAGCTGCCAAGATTCCTCCATTTTTCCCCACCTGTTCACTTGTCCACATACATACATTGAtgcatgaacatgaacacatgaaaattCAGCACTGAAGATTCACTATTATCCTTGGAAACagtcatttaattttttaaaaacattaactttaagctgttttaaaaatattctgGCTTTTAACCAAATCTTCTCACTTGATGTGTGTTGCAGAAAAAGCCAATAAGTGAGCCCTGAgttcattcttctttttttttttttttcctttttttggtgAAACTAAACTAACTAATCTTAAATTGTTTAGATTTTGTCATGGATAacagtatacagtatactgtGAAGGGAACAACTGTACACATTTGTTCAAAAAATCAAATTCCTCTAAAGTAAACTGCTCTTTAAGGCTGGACCAGTTTGAGGAAAACTCAAATATACCACTACTttacaaaaataatattttaaaaagtcataTTTGAATGATTACTGGAGATAGATACATAAAATATGCAGAGACAACAAATCAGTCACTACTTAATAATCTGTGGTCAGGATGTAATAATGTGGCAGTGAACCCCATGATTACTCAATACTCCATATTTAATATACTGCCAAATGTTGCCCAATTTATTATTGTTCTAACCCTAATATGGAAAAGAAATGTCTCTATCTGAGTTATTGTGTGTCATTAAATCACTGTAATAATTCATTGGCTCCAGAGAAATTAGCAGTCTAAAATTTACTGCCGTGTAAACCAACTGGTGTAAGCCAGCTGAGTAATGTGTCTGTTGACTGGTTACAATAGAGCAGGTTTTGTGCTCACAGCCAAATCCCAGATTTCCAATTTCCTTCCAGCTTGCTGGTGATGCTGTAAAATACAATTGTAAGCTGTCTTGAGGTCCAAAAAAGTTGGCCCCTCTGTTTGGTGTTATAAAGAAAAGTCACAGAGTGTATATCCTCAAAGAACAACAGGCTTTTTGAGGAAGATGTCTTGCTATTCTCAATGCTGCCACTTGGAAGCAGTGTTCGCTCATTTTTAGCACGTTCATGTTGTGACTCTATCTTCATAGTAAAGACATGGGATGcagtcattttaaaacatttccaTAAACGTCATTCTGTCTACCTATTTGTACTTTAGCGGCTCACCTCAGCGCCATTTTTGGACACCTTGAGGCCAACATCATACCGCTCCTCATCTGCAACATCAATCTTGCGGTGCAAGTCTTTGCAAAGATCCTGTAAAAAAGTAGAATGCATACCTCTAGTGATATGACAATATAATGTGAActcaaatagaaataataatgtgaaaGACAGTTGAAAATGATTAATGAAATCAAAATACCAGCATCTCTTGCAATGACAGACCAGACAGAGTTAGAGGAGGAACTCTTTCTGCGAGAGCAGCTTCTCTCTCCTGcatcttcttctccttctcctcctgcaccaTCTGAGAAGCGACTGCCAACAGTCTGATCTGAGGAAAAAGTCAACATTAATAGATAAAAGGGGCTTTTTGTACCCACATATTTTtaatcaatttatttttcatttgatacAACTTGACCATGAGTATGATACTATTATATTTATATGTGATATTTGTATATGTGAATGTatgcaaatcctcacatttgagaagctgtaaCCATGAACAATTTTTACTatcaatatatatttttctctcaATAGCTTAATTGATTGATAGACTAATTGTCTC
This sequence is a window from Chaetodon trifascialis isolate fChaTrf1 chromosome 10, fChaTrf1.hap1, whole genome shotgun sequence. Protein-coding genes within it:
- the LOC139337130 gene encoding troponin I, slow skeletal muscle-like, with amino-acid sequence MAMLDNDKQVRKDERERILAERVPGLQMSGMSLQDLQNLCKELHQKIDVVDEERYDIDSKVTKNDREIQDLTQKIFELKGKMKRPNLKRVRVSADAMLGALLGAKVKESVDFKANLKTVKKEEEKKEEVTDWRKNVDAMSGMEGRKKLFDAGQ
- the LOC139337133 gene encoding troponin I, slow skeletal muscle-like; translation: MQEREAALAERVPPLTLSGLSLQEMLDLCKDLHRKIDVADEERYDVGLKVSKNGAEIENMHLKIIEIQSKFKKPTLKRVKISAEAMLSVLLGSKHKESIDFKANLKTVKKEEEKKEEVTDWRKNVEAMSGMEGRKKLFDASGN